The window CAGCTGCGTCACGCCGTCGTGGCTGCCGACAAGATCAGCTGCCGCGAGGATGGTGTGCGTCCCGGGGATGACGTCTGCCTCCACCATCGTCAGCCATCGACGCTGCAGGGACGGAAGGCTGGTCTCCTGCCAGCCCTCTGTATTCGGCGGTGCGTCGATGCGGAAGTACTTGCCCTCCGCGGTCCGGTACGCCCAGGCGCCTAGCAGCATGCCTCCGGTGCCGTCAGGGACGGCCTGGCCGTAGGACTTGTCCCTGAAGGCGCGCGGCGGCCCGGGCACCGGCTGCCAGCGGGTGCCGCTCCAGTGCAGCAGGATGCGCTCGTCCACTGCCTGGGGCTCCTCGCGGTCCTCATCGCGCCCGTCGACGACCGAGTGCACCCCGAGGGCCCAGGCATCGCTCGCGGATTGCGCGCGGATGCCCCAGAGGATCGACCCGTTGTCCACCACCTTGGCGTCGTACGGGGCCTGGTACCGGCGCAGGCGGGTCAACTGCCAGCCTCTGCCGTCCCAGTGGACCGCCGCGGGCTGCTTGGGGCGGTCGTCGAATGCCTGGTCCCCGGCGACCCACACATCGTCCGCAGCTCGCGCCTCGATGTCGATGCCGCGGGCCGGCAGCGGCACGGTCCGCCACCGGGTGCCGTCCCAGTGCCGAGCGGCGCCCGAGGCGTCGAGGGCCCAGGCATCGTCGGGCGAGACCACATCGAGGTCCACCGGAGGGAAGTCCAGCGGGACCTGGTGCCAGCGGGTGCCGTCCCAGCGCAACGCCGGGCAGCGCTTCCATGGGCCGCTCGGCGCGTCGCCGCTCTTCTGCGGCGGCACACCGCCCCAGGCGTCCGGGTAGAGCCACACGTTGCGTGGACCCGCAGCGGCAAGCCGTAACCACGGCTGTGCCCGCAGCTGGGCGGGGATCTGCACGGCCGACCACCGGCCGTCGAGCAGCCGCAGCAGGCCCGGCTTCCATCTGTCCTTCGCCCCGCGCTCCTCGGTGACCGCCCACGCCTCGGTGGCCGAGACCGCCGCGAGGTCCGCCATGTGCACCTGGCCGGGCGGGCCCACGTAGTCGATGCTCCACGCCCCGGCCCGGGCCGGCGGCGGGGGAACGTCGTCCGACATGCCGATCCTGCAGCCGCCGAGCAGCAGCAACAGGGCCGCCGCCAACAGCCGCACCGGCCCGCCGGATCTCCTCCGCCCCATCCGCCCCTCCCCTCGCAGAGCCCGGGACGCTACAGGCACTCCCTATAGGCGTCGAGTGCCCGCAGAGCATCCGCCTTCCCGCAGCGGGTTCGCCAGGTCGGGATCGCACCCGCACAACGGCCTTTCAGATGCCGGTGTGTGCGCGATGTCTTGACGTGCCCCTGACGGAATGACTTTATGGGAGCGCTCCCATGCTTCTTCTGATGCTCAGTTCTTTTGGCGCTCACCCTCTGGAGTCGCAGTGAGAACAACAAGAAGCACGACACGAAAGAGCCCCGTCACCGCCCTGCTGACCGCACTGGCCACCCTCCTCGGGATCATCGTTCTCGGTGCCGTCGGCCCGGCCACCGCCCACGCCCAGTCGGCCGGCGAACTCGCCACCGGCCTCCACATCAGTGACGGCCGCTTACTCGAAGGCAACGGCAACGACTTCATCATGCGTGGCGTCAACCACGCCCACACTTGGTACCCGGGCGAGACCCAGTCGCTGGCCGACATCAAGGCGTTGGGCGCCAACACCGTCCGCGTCGTCCTCTCCGACGGCCACCGCTGGAGCGAGAACAGCCCCGCGGACGTGGCCGCCGTCGTCGCCCAGTGCAAGGCCAACCGACTCATCTGCGTACTGGAGGTGCACGACACCACCGGCTACGGCGAGGACGCCGCGGCCGGCACGCTCGACCACGCCGCCGACTACTGGATCGGGCTGAAGGACGTACTCGCCGGCGAAGAGAACTATGTGATCATCAACATCGGCAACGAGCCCTGGGGCAACACCAACCCCGAGGGCTGGACCGCGCCCACGATCGCCGCCGTCCAGAAACTGCGGAACGCCGGGTTCGAGCACACGATCATGGTGGATGCGCCCAACTGGGGCCAGGACTGGCAAGGGGTCATGCGCGCCAACGCCCAGTCCGTCTACGACGCCGACCTCACCGGCAACCTGATCTTCTCGATCCACATGTACAGCGTCTACAACACCGCCCAGAAGGTCACCGACTACCTGCATGCCTTCGTCGACGCCGGACTGCCCATCCTCATCGGCGAGTTCGGGGGCCCCGCCGATCAGTACGGCGACCCGGACGAGGACACCATGATGGCCACCGCCGAGCAGCTCCGGCTCGGCTACCTGGCATGGTCCTGGAGCGGCAACACCGACCCGATCCTCGACCTGGCGATCGACTTCGATCCCAGCCGGCTCAGCTCCTGGGGTCAGCGCATCTTCAACGGCGTCAACGGCATCGCCCAGACCTCCCGGGAGGCCACCGTCTACGGAGGCGGCAACCCCGGCGACACCCAGGCCCCGTCCACTGCCGGCACGCCGACCGCCTCCGCCGTGGCCGCCACCTCCGTCACCCTCACCTGGACTGCCGCCACCGACAACGTCGGCGTCACCGGCTACGACATCGTCCGTGTCAGCGGCGGCTCCGAGACCACGGTCGCCGCCTCCACCACCAACACCGCCACCGTGACCGGCCTTACCGCCGACACGACGTACACCTTCGCCGTATACGCCCGCGACGCGGCCGGGAACCGTTCGGCCCGCTCGGCCACGGTGAGCGTGACCACCGACAAGGGCGGCAGCACGCCCGGTGCGGGCTGCTCCGTCGGCTACCGCGTCGTCGGCGAGTGGCCGGACGGCTTCCAGGGCGAGATCACCATCCGCAACACCGGCGCCACCACCATCAACGGCTGGACACTTGCCTTCGCCTTCGCCAACGGCCAGACCGTCACCAACATGTGGGGCGGGTCCCCCACCCAGAACGGTGGCACGGTGAGCGTCGCTCCCGCCTCCTACACCTCCATCATCCCCGCCGCCGGCACGGTCACCGTCGGCTTCACCGCCGCCAAGGGATCCAGCAACGCCGCCCCGACCGCGTTCACCCTGAGCGGCACCAACTGCACCACGGCCTGACCCGGCCGTCCCGCTGACCGGCGGGGGTGCTCGCCCCTGCCGGTCAGTGCGCCGTCCAGGCCGCTCAGCGCAACCAGCATCTGTCCGAAGGAGAGGTGGCGCTCGTCATGCCACGCGAGCTCCTGGTCGCGCAGCGAGGATCACCGCCCTGGACGAGTTCGAGAACCTGTTCAGGACGTTCAGGCACAGGGCATGGCGCGTGGAGACCAGGCGACACTTTGCGAGCGATGAAACCACAGACACGTATTGGCGGTTCACGGAGAACGACAGCGTCCAGCGGACCTTAGGCGACCCGTACGGTGCCACTACTTGCGCAGGGGATGCGGGCGTGGGCCTATTGCGCGCCGAGCTGCTGATGTCGTACGGCGGTGAGGAACCCCGCCCACGATGCGTTGCCGAACGTCAGCATCGGACCGTCAGGGGTCTTCGAGTCGCGGACCGCAGTGGCTTGTGGGAGGTGGGCGGCCTCAACGCACTCAGTCGTGTTCGCTCCGCTGTATGACGACTTGAACCAGCTGAGAGGCCTGGGGGAGTGAGGAACCGAAAGCATTACATCTCCTCGCGAACGCGCTCGATCAAGGCCGACGACGTGGCCATGTCCAACGCTTGTGCACGAAGGTAGTCGAACGCAAGTCTGTATCGGTCGAGTTCCTCGTCCTTCTCCATGAAGAGCGAGCCGACGTGCAGGTCGACGTACACGACGTCCAGACTCGTCTCGGCCCCGCCGAGGATCACGAAACTTCCCAAGGCCGCGCCGTGGGCGCCCTTGGAGAACGGCAGTACCTGCAAGGTGATGTGCTGCGAGTTGTTGGCTTCTAGCAGGTGACCAAGCTGATCGCGCATGCTTCGGGGAGATCCGACCACGCGCCGGATCACCGACTCGTCAAGGATCGCCCACAGGTGGGGTGGCTTGGGCCGGCTCAGGATCTCCTGGCGCTTCATGCGGATATCCACGAGACGCTGGATCTCCTCGGGTGCCAGGCGCATCTCGCTGGCACCTTGAATCGCTGTGCTGTAGTTCCGTGTCTGCAGAAGGCCGGGCACGTAAGTGCAGGAGAAGTGGTCCTCGCGCACGGCTTCGTCCTCAAGCGTCAGCAGGAGATTCATGTCAGGGGGGATGGAGTCGGTGTACGGCCCCCACCAGCCCTGCTGCTTGGCGTCCTTCGCCAGAGCGACCACGGCAGTCCGCTCCGCGTCAGTTGCGTTGTACTGCCGGCAGAGTGCGTCCGCGATAGGCCATTTCACCGGCCCTTCCTGAGTCTCGTAGCGGCTGACAGTGGCCTTTGAAACCCCGACGAGCCGTCCGGCCTCCTCCAGCGTCATGCCCTTTCGTGCACGCAGCTTGCGCATCATCGCGCCGAGCTGTCGGCGTCGTGTTGTGGTCCTGACGGACATGGAGGGGCCTTCCGTTCCGTGCCATGCGGCGCTTGGGCGCCAACAAGGCTATGTCGAAGGTGAGTTGGCAGTGCCCGGATTCACCCGATCGATTCCGGTGAGAAGTTCCATGAAGAGACTTCTTGCTGCCATACTCGCAAACCTGACCACTCAGCGCAGTCGTTTGGATACGGCAGGTGCAGCGCTGGAGTGGCGCCGGAAGGAGAACGCATGTCCGGACACGAAAATGGTTCGCAACAACGCAGCGTGTTGCAGTTCGAGGCTGAGCCCGCAGCGGTTCGAGACCTGCGGAGAGTCGTCAGGAGGCAGCTCGCGGAGTGGCGCCTATCGGCCTTAGCGGATGAAGCCGAGCTCGCAGTGAGTGAGCTGGCAGCCAACGTGATCAAGCACGTGGGAAGAGGTGCCGCTGCCGCTCTCGTGCTAGAGGTGGCGGCCGACCGGCTGCGGATCGAGCTCCACGACAAGAGTCACCGTGTGCCGGTCCTTGGATCGACGGCTTGCGACGACGAGTGTGGCCGGGGTCTGCATCTGCTTGCCGGCTTGGCTGTCGACTGGGGCACGTTGCTGACTGCGACGGGGAAGGCCGTCTGGTGTGAACTCTCAGCTGGCCCGGAACTGCAGTGCCGACGGGCGCAGCGGGCCGAGGCAGCCCTAGCGAACTACCGGCGGGACGTCGGAGCGCCGCCGCTGCTGCAGAGTCGCTCAGCTCAGATCCTTGAGGAATCAGCCACTGACCTCATCGCGGATCTCCTTCACTGGATCACTGCCCGGGGCGGCGACCCGGACGGGTTGCTCGACCGCGCGCAGATGCACTTCGAGGCGGAGGCGGCGTGATGGGCGCACTGCACGAGTCAGTGGTGGGCAGCTGCTCGGTTCCGCCCAGTCTGGCATCTTTCTCGATCTCAGCCCGCAGGGCTGCAGGGGTACGCCATGATGCGCCGCGATGGCCTCGGTGGCACATGCGGTGGCAGTTGGCGCAGAGGAAGGCGAGGTCTTCTAGCTTGGTCTCGCGCGGGCCCGAGAGGTGGAGGGGGAGCACATGGTGCACTTCGATGTAGCCCTCGCCGAGGGTTCCGTATCGCTGGCCGAAGTGGAACGCGCACACGGAGCACTGGAGGGGCTGCCCGAGCCTGCGTGCTTGGGCGATCTTGCGTTTGCGCAGGGCAGGACTCCGTTCACGAAAGGTGGCCCAGCGGGTCAAGAGGCGCCCTTCGTCGGCCGGGACTCCGTCCTGATCCACTTCGTCGGGTTGCTCAGGAATAAGGGCGAGCTCGCCGGATGCGATCCCGTCCTCAATGGCTTGTGCAGCGAGCAGCATCTCTGCCTGGCGTTCCATGAACGCCTTGGCGACGAGTTTGGTCAGTCGGCCACCCCTGGTGGCCGGGCCGACGTAGTCGCGGCGGCTAGTGATCAGGTCCGCGCTCTTTCGGCTGATGCTGGCGGCCGACCTGAATTCGGGCACGTTGCGTGCCACGTCCCCATGGAGGGGCAGAGAGCGGAGAAGCTCGGCAAGATCGCGTGTGGGTTGCTGGTACGCCCTGAGCTGGCCCCAGTCGTTGTTAACGACCCGAGAGCAGATCAGCAGCAACTCGTCCCAGGTCCAGTCAGGGCTGCGCATAGGCAATATCGTATGTGTGTTCGTCATGGTGCGGGCGGTGTCTGGGGCAGACCGACTCGTGCCGCACACTGGAGGGCGGTCGTGATGTCAGTGGGGTCTGTCACCCTCTGTGATGACTGGTGGCAATCGGTGCCAGTCGAGCAAGTCTGGAAGGAGGGTGCATGACCAGCACCAAGAGGGAGTTCACCTCGGTTGAGATTTGTGCCGGGGCGGGTGGGCAGGCGCTAGGCCTGCACAATGCGCTGTTCAAGCACCTGGCGTTGATCGAGATCGACCCTCACGCGGTAGCCACCCTCAGGGAGAACGTGGACGGGAACCCGGAGTGGGATGGATGCCAGGTCAAGCAGGAGGATCTGACCAAGCTGAAGCCCGAGGATCTAAGGCTGGAGCTGGGTCTGGAGCCCGGGGACCTGGATCTGTTGGCCGGCGGAGTTCCTTGCCCCCCGTTCTCCGTTGCCGGGAAGCAGCTGGGGCGGGATGACGAGAGGGACCTGTTTCCGACCATGCTCGACCTCGTCGATGAGCTTGAGCCCAAGGCCGTCATGATCGAGAACGTCCGGGGCCTGCTGGAACCGTTCGAGAAGTTCCAGGGGTACCGGGAGGAGCTTCTGGAGCGTCTTGAGTCCATGGGCTACGAGAAGTGCTACTGGGAGGTCCTGGAAGCCAAGAACTATGGCGTTCCTCAGCTTAGGCCCCGGGCAATTCTGGTGGCGCTGAAGAAGGAGTACCGTCCGTTCTTTGCCGCGAAGGAGCCTAAGAAGCGGCCCCTTCTTACCGTCGGCGAGGCGCTGAAGGACACTATGGCCGAGCGCTTCAACGCGGTCGATGATCCCCGCGCCGACGGCGCGTTCAAGCGTTGGTTGAAGGAGGCGTTGAAGGGTGTGGCCCCCACACTCGTCGGCGGGTCCAAGAAGCACGGCGGTGCTGACCTGGGTCCGACCCGGGCCAAGAAGGCGTGGGCGGCGCTAGGCGTTTGCGGGCTAGGGGTGGCAAATGACCTGCTGGAGATGAAGCGGCAGGAAAGCCAGGAGCGTGATCTCTTTGCTGTAGCGGGACCGAAGCTCACCGTCGAACAGGCAGCGATCATTCAGGGCTTCCCGAAGAGCTGGAAGTTCAAGGGAAAGAAGACAGCCGCGTACCGCCAGGTAGGCAACGCTTTCCCGCCCCCAGTTGCAAAAGCAGTGGGGGAGCAGATCCTCACGGCGCTCAAGGCTGCCAAGGAGGCTGGTGTGGTGGCCCCGGTGCGGCAGCCGCGGATCAAGGTTCGGAAACGGGACAGCGAGATGTTGTTCAAGCTGGCTGATCTCTCATTGGCGGCTGTCACGGAGGCGGCTGACCGTAGCGGCGATCGTGAGGACGCAGTCGTCGGGTGACTCGTGTTCCCAGAACCGGAGAACGGTCCAACCTGCATTACGGAGGCGTTCGTCCGTGTCCTTGTCGCGGGTGACATTGCGCTTCACTTTGTCGGACCAGTAGACGGAATTGGTCTTCGGCGATACGTAATGTTCCGGGCAACCGTGCCAGTAGCAGCCGTCGATGAATACCGCCACCTTCGCCGGACGGAAGACGATGTCTGCCGTCCGGCGAAGCTCTGGCAGAGGCCTGGCCGCTACGCGGTAACGCAGTCCTTGCGCGTGTAGAAGCCTGCGGATCAGGAGCTCTGGTTTGGTGTCCTTGCTCCGGATCGCCTGCATGTTCCGGCGCCGGGCTGCCGATGAGGCCCAGGAGCCTTCCGGGGGTTCCCAGTGACTGCCACTATCCATTCTCGGGAATTCCTGCGTTCTTGAGGAGGCGCTGCTTCTCGTCCGTGGTGAGTGACTTCGACTTCTTGACCTTATTCCTCACAACGGCTGGGATCATGTTGAAATCCAGGTCGAGTGACCTGAGATTGTAGACGCTGATTTCCTTTGTCTCATGCCAGTGAACATCGAAGCCAAGCTCGCGCAGTTCGCGCGCCCTACGCTCGGTATGCACGTTATCGCCGGTCACGATGCGTAGCATGGCAGCTGGTACGGGCCGGGCCAGATTTTCCTGGAGCAGGGAGAAGAGTCGCTCGTGCGTCTTTCCGCTGTACGGAGCCCTAAGGAACCGAAGTGGGATCATGCCTTGATAGCGCGAGTGCATCTCCTGTTGAACCCTCGCGTGCAGCATCTTGAACTCGCGGTTTTCGGTCGGCAAATGCATCAGCATCCGGGCCTGTATCGCACGGGCCGTAATGTCCTTGGCGTACGTATAGGCCTCGAATAGTGTCTGGGGATCCTCGTGGGATGAGATCTCTGAGTTCAGGTTCCTCAGTGCGTGTTCAGCATCCGGCCTGAGCCGCTGCCACTCATCTCCATCAGAAACCTGGCCGGCCATGCAGTGACTCCGATCTGCTACAGGTGCTGCGTCTGTTTGCATTAGTCCCGGTCTGCCACTTCGAAGGCCAACTGCTGGGCAGCGAGCCCCTGCAGGATTTTCCGGTCGCGCCGCGATGAGCAGTTGACGGTCTCTGCGAACCACGGCGCGATCCATGATGAGCTCCGATAAGGCCACTCGCCCAGATGGAGACGGATCCCAGGCACCCAGTCCGGGTCTGGTTTCGCTGGCGAGCGAGTGGCTGGCGTCACAGAAATATCTGGCTCATCGTCGAGCCGCGGACGCCGTTCCAGTTCTGCCGTGACGCCGATCAACCACCAAACGAAGAGCAGACGCGAGGCGCCGTCGCTGATGTTGTCCACAAGGGACTTAGCGAGGCCCGCCGCATCGAACGCTGCGGCAACGAGATCGGGTGGAGGCTGGGTGCGGGTGGCTTCCTGTTCCGTGACTACCGCTTCAGTGGTCACAGCTGCGCGGTCGATCTCTGCGTACGTTGCCTCAGCGATCTCGGCATTAAGGAAGCGGTTCACTCCCCGGTAGAAGTCTCCAGGGGTCTCAATCCGGAGCTCAGCCCCCGTGCGCTGCCGTAGCTCACTTGCGAGGGAGGGCCAAGGACGTGGGACGTTCCGGCCTTCGCATGGTGGTTGATACCAATCTTCCTTCGTGTCGTTGGAGACGAAGAGCAGATGTGTACGTTCTGGAGAGGCTGCCATGTGACCGATGGTTTCCTCCCAGAGAAGGAAGTCACCTGATGCCGCGAGTGACGTTCCCTTGCCTGCATCCTTGAATCCTGGAGGGATCAGGTTAGGGAACCTGTATGACGAAGCATCCTCGACGCGTCTCCGCGTTTCCGCTATGCCGGGTGGGTTTGCAATCCTCTCCCCGAACAGGGCGGCGACTTGCGTAAGTACGGGGTCCCCCTGGCCGTCCGGCGATATCGAGATGTCGTACTCCCTAAGCCCCTCGACCTGCGCTTCAAGCTTTGCGCTCCAGTCTCTCAGCAGCTCTTCGACGGCCGTGTTAGAGATCTCGGCTTCAAGATCGCTGCTGGCCTTGGTGTCCTGTGCGTACTTGATCAGTAGGCTCTGAGTGAACGTGCGAGCGTCCTTGATCGCTGACTTTGCTTCGCGCAGCTTGTTCTGAAGGAATCGCCCGGCATCGTCGAGTGCCTTCTTCCTGCCGGTGATGACGCGGTGCCGATTCTGCACGAACTCCAGCCCGACCTGGTGCGGGAGCCATAGCCGCTGCTGCACGTTCTGGAGGGCCTTGAGTACTTGCTCGCGTGCGGCAGGGGTGTATTCATAAAGACTCAGCAGGACGTTTGTGTCAAGAACGACAAGTCCGTGCGTGAAGAAGTGAGCGCGAGCCGGATCTGTCTCAGACAGGTTGTCGTGAATCCAGTCCCGGTACTGCCTGATCAACGGGTATTCGCCCTCCAGGCTGACCACTGATCACTCCTCGTTCTCGGTGGGGATGCTGCAGGCGATGATCTCGCTCTGAGCATCGGGGCGCTACTGAGCGGTGGGTGCGGCTCACGCGCCCGACTCGGCCCTGCCTTCCTGGGCTTCGGGCAGACACGGTGCCTCATCCGTTGATTCACCAGGCAGAGCTACAACCCAGAGCTCCCCAGCGATTTCTGCCTGAGGTCGATCGCTGTGTTCGGGCCGGGCGCGCACAACCCTGTGGGCGACGAACTCGCCTTCATGCGGTACAGGGCCGCCGAGGGCCCGGGCTACTGCTTGGTGTGACTGGTAGTCGCCCAGGATGATGATTCCCTCTGGGCGAAGCGCAGGGCGTGCGCGGCCCTTGCTCCCCTCGCGTACACGTGCCATGTAGTCAAGCTGCTGAGCGGCAGTGCGCACCACGCCCCGGCCGATCCGCTTGCCGTGGACGGAACGGAACAGCTCGCGTACACGTGCTTGCCCCTTCTTCTTGCCTGGAATCAGGATGCGTGCCCGTGTTGCTGGGTCGAGGTGGAGCAGGACGTTCTCCGGAAGTATCGCGTCCTTCCAAAGCCAGGTGATCTTGTTCCGGTACTCTGCCTTGACGGTGAACTTCATGTCCCGGTTGGTCCCGCCATTGAGCCATTCGCGCTTGATGCGCAGCAGGCCTGCACTCCAGCGGCTCTGATAGTCATCTGCCCAGACAAGCAGGCATAGGTGGCCTTCCGCCTCGGGCGGAATCATCCAGGAACCGTACGTCTGGGAGTACTTGCAGTCGACATCGATGCCCTCTATGCGGTAGTCCATGTCGACTCCGTCGCCGAACTCGAACTCACGCTGCAGGTTGATCTCAACGAGCGTCCCTGCGTGCGTCTTCTCGGTCTTAAACAGGGTCTTCCAGTCGTACCGGCCGGTGGCTTCGCCGTTGAGTAGCTGGTCAATGGTGTCGCGTAGCACACGGGAGAAGCGTGTCCCGTCGGGGTCAAGCTTCATCAGGTGCTGGTGAACCAGCATGAGTTCGGGATCGTCGCAGACACCAGGCGCCGGCCCAGGGAGTTCAAACAGGGTCACTCTGCATTCCTTTGCGAAGCAGGAGCACGTGATGGCAACTGTCCTGACTCCCAACGCCCATGCGGAGTTCCCATCACGGCGAAGTCGCCTCCACGAAAATGTCGTTGGCGTGCCGGGAGTCCTTCGCCTGGAACCGGAGCAGGCGGCGCGTTGAGTCGGTCGCGGATCTCGGAGGGATCAGCGTGAAGGCCATGATGGTCTTCGACGGATCGGCCACACCCTGAGGGGCGGCGACGTGCGTCTCGACGTCGCTTCGGCCTTCCACTACCGGGTACAGCAAGATCACACCGGTAGCTGGGCTGGCGCTAAGTTCGGGAGTGTCAGCGCCGTCGATTATGCGCAGTGCTGCGGTCCGGTGTTCCATGCTCGCGATACGGCCGAACGCCGTCTTTCCGGCCTGTCGGCTACGACGGACGAGCGAGAAGGGGGACGAGCCGAGGATGCTGGCCTCTATCCGGCTGGATCGAGACAGTTGTGGGGCGATGAGCAGCCAGTCGTCTACCTTGGCCAGCTTGCCGTCGAGCTGTGAGAGATAGGTCAGGTGGGGCCGGAAGAGGTCAGGACGTTCCCACTCAAGTCCGCTCAGGACGCTCATCAGGTCGGCATGAGGCACCTGGGCGGTAAGCGCGGAGAAGCTTCGAGCGAGTGAACTCGTGCTGTCCGGCGGGTTGGTGAATGTGACAGGGGCTGCACTGAATGAGTCGAGCAGCGGGCGCCAGCGTTCGGTGTTGCGGCGGATCGCGGGGGCATCCATGGGGTACGAGGCGGGTTCGATTGGCTGTCCCGGTGACCGGATCTCCACCAGCTCCGCGTTGAACATCTTGTTGCGGGCGGACGGCTTGATCCAGGACAGGTGCTGGGAGACCAGCGGCGGGATCTGGGCCGGGGTGACCTGGGGCTTGCCGTCCACCAGGGCGGCGTACCGGGTGAGTTGGGCGCGGAACGTTTCCTCGTCGCGGCAGATGGCTTCGAAGGCTTCGTACAGGTCGACCGTCTTCGACTTGCCCATGGGCTCCTCGCGGCCGATGTAGAGGCGGACCAGGTCGCGGTAGCCGGGGCGGAAGCCGAACCAGCGGCCCATCTGCATCAGGGTGTCGGCCTGCTGGGTCTTGCGGCGGTAGTAGGTCACTGTGAGGCCCTCGACCGTGAAGCCGCGGGAGAGTTTGGTACCGCCGACCAGGATCTTCCATACGTTCGGGGTGCGATCGAAGTCGAGGTCGGGCTGGGCGTAGTCGCGTTCGGTATCGCCGTTGACGACGATCACCGGTGTGCCGCCGGAGTTGATCAGCTGACGGGCTCGGAAGACGTGCGGCTTGAGGTCCTCGTACGAGGTGGGGGTGGGCAGGCCGTCGTCGGCGAAGCGCTGGAAGTCGGAGGCCAGCAGGGCCGAGAGGCGGTCGTGACCCTCCTGGCTGGTGTAGGTCGCCTCGTGCCACAGGGAGCTGATCCGCAAGGCGAGGGACGCGTGTTCGGCCATGCGTACGGACTCGTGGACGAGCATCGTGTGGTGGCGGAACGGGCCGTCGGGGACGCCGTTGGCCGCGCGGTACAGCTTCAGGGCTCCGGTGAGGAGGAAGGCGTCGAGGGCTTCCTGGAGGCGGTCGCCCGTCTCCTCGTAGATGCCGCGGATGTGGGACTCCTCGGCCGCGCCGGTGGCGGAGTCGTCGGTCCGGTCCAGGTCGTGGAAGTCCTGCACGCCCATGTAGCCGGCCGGGCGGGGCAGTGAGATCAAGAAGTCGCGCGGGAAGATGTCCTCGCCGTCGCCCGGGTCGACGAAGACGTTGGCGAAGGGCGTCGCCGTGTAGCCGACGTACTGGGCGCGGGGGAGGAGGCCGAGCAGCTGGGAGATCTGGCTGTTGATGGCCGTACGGGCGACCTTGCCCTCCTCCCACTTCTTCGGGTCCGTGGTGTTGACCGAAGCTTGGTCGGACTCGTCGTCGATGATCAGCGCGGGTATCTCGGAGAGGAGCGGGCCGATCTTCTTCAGGTCCTTGATGAGCTTGGCCAGCACCGACTTGTTCTTCTTCACCACCATCACGCGCGCGGCCGCGCGGTGCAGGTTGTCCGGGGCGTGAAGCGGCTGCGTACGGACCTGCTTGTCGAATTCGAGTGCCCGGATTCCGGTCGCCAGACTCTTGTAGTCGTCGTCCCGGGTAGTGAGGCGTTCGATGTCGAAGGCGCCTCGGGTGGAGGGGCGGCCACCGTGGCTGACGAACTTTGCCGGCCAGTCCTCGTCGTCCTGGTAGTCGATGCCGACCAGGGCGTCCGCGTCCGACGGGTCGGCGCCGCGCAGGATGTTCTCCTGGCCGATCAGTTCCATGTCCAAACGGCGCTGGGTCTGGCCCCGGAGGAGGTTCAGGGTGCCGCCCAACACGATGACCAGGCGGTAGCCGGCGTCGATGGCCTTCGCCGTGACTCCGGTGAAGTTGGCGGTCTTGCCGGACTGGACGTAGCCGACGACCAGGCCGCGAGCGCCGTACGCTTCAGTGCGGGTGGGGTCGGAGAGGCGCTCGACCACCGCGTGACTCGCCTCGTCGAGGCTGGAGACCGCGGCATCCGACCAGCCCTTGCGACGCAGGAGTTGTTCGTAGGAGTTCCAGTAGAAGGAGCGGACGTCCGCGAGGTCGCGTGAGTACCAGGAAGTGAACTCCTTGCTGATGACGGTGGGACCGGGCTCCTTGAAGAC is drawn from Streptomyces sp. NBC_01717 and contains these coding sequences:
- a CDS encoding cellulase family glycosylhydrolase, with the protein product MRTTRSTTRKSPVTALLTALATLLGIIVLGAVGPATAHAQSAGELATGLHISDGRLLEGNGNDFIMRGVNHAHTWYPGETQSLADIKALGANTVRVVLSDGHRWSENSPADVAAVVAQCKANRLICVLEVHDTTGYGEDAAAGTLDHAADYWIGLKDVLAGEENYVIINIGNEPWGNTNPEGWTAPTIAAVQKLRNAGFEHTIMVDAPNWGQDWQGVMRANAQSVYDADLTGNLIFSIHMYSVYNTAQKVTDYLHAFVDAGLPILIGEFGGPADQYGDPDEDTMMATAEQLRLGYLAWSWSGNTDPILDLAIDFDPSRLSSWGQRIFNGVNGIAQTSREATVYGGGNPGDTQAPSTAGTPTASAVAATSVTLTWTAATDNVGVTGYDIVRVSGGSETTVAASTTNTATVTGLTADTTYTFAVYARDAAGNRSARSATVSVTTDKGGSTPGAGCSVGYRVVGEWPDGFQGEITIRNTGATTINGWTLAFAFANGQTVTNMWGGSPTQNGGTVSVAPASYTSIIPAAGTVTVGFTAAKGSSNAAPTAFTLSGTNCTTA
- a CDS encoding DUF397 domain-containing protein — protein: MLSVPHSPRPLSWFKSSYSGANTTECVEAAHLPQATAVRDSKTPDGPMLTFGNASWAGFLTAVRHQQLGAQ
- a CDS encoding helix-turn-helix domain-containing protein is translated as MSVRTTTRRRQLGAMMRKLRARKGMTLEEAGRLVGVSKATVSRYETQEGPVKWPIADALCRQYNATDAERTAVVALAKDAKQQGWWGPYTDSIPPDMNLLLTLEDEAVREDHFSCTYVPGLLQTRNYSTAIQGASEMRLAPEEIQRLVDIRMKRQEILSRPKPPHLWAILDESVIRRVVGSPRSMRDQLGHLLEANNSQHITLQVLPFSKGAHGAALGSFVILGGAETSLDVVYVDLHVGSLFMEKDEELDRYRLAFDYLRAQALDMATSSALIERVREEM
- a CDS encoding ATP-binding protein; the encoded protein is MSGHENGSQQRSVLQFEAEPAAVRDLRRVVRRQLAEWRLSALADEAELAVSELAANVIKHVGRGAAAALVLEVAADRLRIELHDKSHRVPVLGSTACDDECGRGLHLLAGLAVDWGTLLTATGKAVWCELSAGPELQCRRAQRAEAALANYRRDVGAPPLLQSRSAQILEESATDLIADLLHWITARGGDPDGLLDRAQMHFEAEAA
- a CDS encoding HNH endonuclease, which gives rise to MRSPDWTWDELLLICSRVVNNDWGQLRAYQQPTRDLAELLRSLPLHGDVARNVPEFRSAASISRKSADLITSRRDYVGPATRGGRLTKLVAKAFMERQAEMLLAAQAIEDGIASGELALIPEQPDEVDQDGVPADEGRLLTRWATFRERSPALRKRKIAQARRLGQPLQCSVCAFHFGQRYGTLGEGYIEVHHVLPLHLSGPRETKLEDLAFLCANCHRMCHRGHRGASWRTPAALRAEIEKDARLGGTEQLPTTDSCSAPITPPPPRSASARGRATRPGRRPGQ
- a CDS encoding DNA cytosine methyltransferase gives rise to the protein MTSTKREFTSVEICAGAGGQALGLHNALFKHLALIEIDPHAVATLRENVDGNPEWDGCQVKQEDLTKLKPEDLRLELGLEPGDLDLLAGGVPCPPFSVAGKQLGRDDERDLFPTMLDLVDELEPKAVMIENVRGLLEPFEKFQGYREELLERLESMGYEKCYWEVLEAKNYGVPQLRPRAILVALKKEYRPFFAAKEPKKRPLLTVGEALKDTMAERFNAVDDPRADGAFKRWLKEALKGVAPTLVGGSKKHGGADLGPTRAKKAWAALGVCGLGVANDLLEMKRQESQERDLFAVAGPKLTVEQAAIIQGFPKSWKFKGKKTAAYRQVGNAFPPPVAKAVGEQILTALKAAKEAGVVAPVRQPRIKVRKRDSEMLFKLADLSLAAVTEAADRSGDREDAVVG
- a CDS encoding very short patch repair endonuclease → MDSGSHWEPPEGSWASSAARRRNMQAIRSKDTKPELLIRRLLHAQGLRYRVAARPLPELRRTADIVFRPAKVAVFIDGCYWHGCPEHYVSPKTNSVYWSDKVKRNVTRDKDTDERLRNAGWTVLRFWEHESPDDCVLTIAATVSRLRDSRQ